The Papaver somniferum cultivar HN1 chromosome 3, ASM357369v1, whole genome shotgun sequence genome includes a region encoding these proteins:
- the LOC113357948 gene encoding transcription factor IIIB 60 kDa subunit-like — MAKATAETNALSHLSKRLQMLLKKRNSALNHHVVLDKKVLLLDIRRLLRKIVNTIAGDESESLSDINDTEVEGYLHNEEEKHYKRIIWEEMSKEYIEEQAAKEAVAAAANLRNCPVEAQELALLPSHKETKLQNQL; from the exons ATGGCAAAAGCTACTGCAGAAACCAATGCTTTG TCTCATCTTTCGAAGAGACTCCAGAtgctgttgaaaaagagaaactcagCCCTGAACCATCACGTCGTGTTG GACAAGAAGGTGCTACTATTGGACATCAGGAGGTTGTTAAGGAAGATAGTGAATACAATAGCTGGTGATGAATCAGAAAGCCTATCTGACATCAACGATACTGAG GTGGAAGGATACCTTCACAACGAGGAGGAAAAGCACTATAAAAGGATAATCTGGGAAGAGATGAGTAAGGAGTATATTGAG GAACAAGCAGCTAAAGAAGCAGTGGCAGCAGCTGCTAATTTGCGGAACTGTCCAGTGGAAGCACAGGAACTTGCTTTGTTGCCAAGCCATAAAG AGACTAAACTCCAGAATCAACTATGA